From Phragmites australis chromosome 5, lpPhrAust1.1, whole genome shotgun sequence, a single genomic window includes:
- the LOC133918463 gene encoding V-type proton ATPase catalytic subunit A-like, with amino-acid sequence MAHSDRMTTFEDSEKESEYGYVRKVSGPVVVADGMGGAAMYELVRVGYDKLIGEIIRLEGDSATIQVYEETAGLMVNDPVLRTRKPLSVELGPGILGNIFDGIQRPLKTIAIKSGDVYIPRGVAVPALDKDVLWEFEPKKLGVGDAITGGDLYATVFENTLMQHHVALPPGSMGKVSYIAPAGQYNLQDTVLELEFQGIKKQFTMLQSWPVRSPRPVASKLAADTPLLTGQRVLDALFPSVLGGTCAIPGAFGCGKTVISQALSKYSNSDTVVYVGCGERGNEMAEVLMDFPQLTMTLPDGREESVMKRTTLVANTSNMPVAAREASIYTGITIAEYFRDMGYNVSMMADSTSRWAEALREISGRLAEMPADSGYPAYLAARLASFYERAGKVKCLGSPDRTGSVTIVGAVSPPGGDFSDPVTSATLSIVQVFWGLDKKLAQRKHFPSVNWLISYSKYSQALESFYDKFDSDFIDIRTKAREVLQREDDLNEIVQLVGKDALAESDKITLETAKLLREDYLAQNAFTPYDKFCPFYKSVWMMRNIIHFNTLANQAVERAAGADGQKITYSVIKHRLGDLFYRLVSQKFEDPAEGEEALVAKFKKLYDDLTTGFRNLEDEAR; translated from the exons atggctcACAGCGACCGCATGACCACCTTCGAGGACTCCGAGAAGGAGAGCGAATATGGTTACGTCCGCAAG GTCTCTGGACCTGTGGTCGTGGCTGATGGAATGGGAGGCGCTGCCATGTATGAGCTTGTTCGTGTTGGGTATGATAAGCTCATTGGGGAAATTATTCGTCTTGAGGGTGATTCAGCTACAATTCAAG TTTATGAGGAAACTGCTGGACTGATGGTTAATGACCCTGTTTTGAGAACAAGAAAG CCTCTTTCAGTTGAGTTGGGACCTGGAATTCTTGGAAACATTTTTGATGGTATCCAG CGCCCTCTAAAAACCATTGCTATTAAATCAGGAGATGTGTACATTCCCCGTGGTGTTGCAGTTCCTGCCCTTGACAAAGATGTATTGTGGGAATTTGAGCCAAAGAAGCTAG GTGTTGGAGATGCCATCACAGGTGGAGATCTATATGCT ACTGTCTTTGAGAACACATTGATGCAGCACCATGTTGCTCTTCCACCTGGTTCCATGGGGAAAGTTAGTTACATTGCACCAGCTGGTCAGTACAACCTGCAG GATACAGTGCTAGAGTTGGAATTTCAGGGCATCAAAAAGCAATTTACCATGCTTCAG TCATGGCCTGTGCGTTCACCAAGGCCTGTTGCATCGAAGCTTGCTGCGGATACACCTCTTTTAACAGGGCAG CGTGTACTTGATGCATTGTTCCCCTCAGTTCTGGGAGGAACATGTGCTATTCCAGGAGCGTTTGGTTGTGGGAAAACTGTCATTAGTCAGGCACTCTCCAAG TACTCCAATTCCGATACTGTGGTTTATGTGGGCTGTGGTGAAAGAGGAAATGAGATGGCTGAGGTCCTCATGGACTTCCCTCAGTTGACAATGACATTGCCTGATGGCCGTGAAGAGTCAGTCATGAAGAGAACAACACTGGTGGCTAACACGTCTAATATGCCTGTCGCTGCTCGTGAAGCATCCATTTATACAG GAATTACAATAGCTGAGTACTTCCGTGACATGGGCTACAATGTCAGTATGATGGCTGACTCCACTTCCCGATGGGCCGAGGCATTGCGTGAGATCTCAGGGCGTTTG GCTGAAATGCCTGCTGATAGTGGTTACCCAGCTTATTTGGCTGCACGATTGGCATCCTTTTATGAACGTGCTGGTAAGGTAAAATGTCTGGGGAGTCCAGATAGGACTGGCAGTGTCACGATTGTTGGGGCTgtttctcctcctggtggtgaTTTTTCAGACCCTGTTACCTCTGCAACCCTCAGTATTGTTCAG GTCTTCTGGGGTTTAGATAAAAAGCTTGCTCAAAGGAAGCATTTCCCATCGGTTAATTGGCTCATTTCCTATTCAAAATACTCCCAG GCCCTTGAGTCCTTCTATGATAAGTTTGATTCAGATTTCATTGATATTAGGACAAAAGCACGTGAGGTGTTGCAGAGGGAGGACGATCTAAATGAAATTGTGCAG CTTGTTGGTAAAGATGCGCTGGCAGAATCCGACAAGATTACACTGGAGACAGCAAAGCTTCTGAGAGAAGATTATTTGGCACAAAATGCGTTTACCCC ATATGATAAGTTCTGCCCATTCTACAAATCTGTTTGGATGATGCGCAACATTATTCACTTCAACACATTGGCAAATCAG GCTGTGGAGCGGGCAGCTGGTGCTGATGGCCAAAAGATAACATACAGTGTCATAAAGCATCGCTTGGGTGATCTATTTTATCGCTTAGT GTCTCAAAAGTTTGAGGATCCTGCGGAAGGCGAAGAGGCTTTAGTTGCCAAATTTAAGAAACTGTACGATGACCTTACCACTGGTTTCCGCAATCTAGAAGACGAGGCACGGTGA